The sequence GTGAACAACGTCCTCGGTTTCCCCTTCATCTTCCGGGGCGCACTCGACGTGCGCGCGACGGAAATCAACGAGGCGATGAAGGTGGCCGCCGCCCGCGCGCTCGCGGACTTGGCGCGCAAGGACGTCCCCGACGCGGTGGTGAAGGCCTACGGCGACCAGCCGCTTCAGTTCGGCCCGGAGTATATCCTCCCCAAACCCGTCGACCCGCGCGTGATGTTCGAAATCGCGCCCGCCGTCGCCGAGGCGGCGATGGAGAGTGGCGCCGCGCGCGAATCCATCGACCTTGACGTCTACCGCGAGGAGCTCGAAGCCCGCCTCGGGAAGTCCCGCGAGATGATGCGGGTCGTCCTCAACAAGGCCAAGACCGACCCCAAGCGCGTCGTCCTCGCGGAGGGCGACGACGAGAAGATGATTCGCGCCGCCTACCAGATTACGGACCAAGGCATCGCGACGCCGGTCCTCATCGGCGATCGCGACGCCATCTGGACGACGATGGACGACCTGGGTCTCGACTTCGACCCCGAAATCGTCGACCCCGTCGCCGACGAACTCGACGCCTACGCCGACCGCCTGTACGAACTCCGGAAGCGCAAGGGCGTCACGCGCCGCGAGGCGAGCGAACTCGTCCGCGACGGCAACTACCTCGGGAGCGTGATGGTCGAGATGGGTGACGCCGACGCGATGCTCACCGGCCTGATGCACCACTACCCCTCGGCGCTCCGTCCCCCACTCCAGGTCATCGGGACGGCCGACGACGCGGATTACGCGGCGGGCGTGTACATGCTCACCTTCCGCAATCAGGTGGTCTTCGTCGCCGACGCGACGGTGAACCAAGACCCCGGCGCCGCCGAACTCGCCGAAATCGGTCGGCACACGGGCAAGTTGGCTCGCCGGTTCAACGTCGACCCGCGCGCCGCGTTCCTGTCCTATTCGAACTTCGGGAGCGTGGACAACGAGGGAACCCGGAAGCCTCGGCAGGCAGCGCAGACCCTCCGCGAGGACCCCGCGGTTGACTTCCCCGTCGACGGCGAGATGCAGGCCGACACCGCCGTCGTCGAGGACATCCTCAACGGCACCTACGACTTCGCGGAACTCGACGACCCCGCGAACGTGCTCATCTTCCCGAACCTCGAAGCGGGCAACATCGGCTACAAGCTCCTCCAGCGACTCGGCGGCGCCGACGCCATCGGCCCGATGCTGGTCGGGATGGACAAGCCGGTCCACGTCCTCCAGCGCGGTGACGAAGTGAAAGACATCGTCAACCTCGCGGGCGTGGCCGTCGTCGACGCCCAAGAGCGCGACGACTAATCGCTGGCGCGGCGTTCGGCCCGCGACGGCGGCGGGATTTCCGCCCCGTCGTCGCTCGCCCGACTGCGACGCCGTCGGTCGGCCCGGTTAGTTTCGGGGATGACGCAGTGTTCTTCGCGGTGGTTGACGTGTGCGTACTGCTTCGGCGCGTTCGCCAGCGGATGCGCCGGATTCACGCGGCTATCGATGCGCGCGGCTCGAATCTCGTCGAAGGTGGCGATGCGGGCGCGGATGCCGCGCCAGTGGTACTCGCTCCGGGTTGGCACGTCGATGGGCCGCGTCGGTTGCCAGTCCGGGTGGTCCGCGGCGAGGACGGCGTGATTGACGTTCGCGGCGAGGTCGTCGTGGTCGACGAGGACCCCGACGCGCGACCCCGGCGGTGCCCGGGCGTCGAGGACGTCGAGGCCGAGGTGGAGCGCCCGATACTCCGCGACGTTGTTGTCGGGCGGGGTGTCCTCGAGTGCGACTCGGGCGACTCGCGTCCCGTCTCGGGCTTCGATGACGGCCCCCAGACCGCCACCGTCGGCCCGATAGGAGCCGTCAGTGGCGACGTAGAAGTGTCGGTGGTGGGTGCGCGGCGGATGCGCAATATGGGGCGTCGGCGAGTCGTCGAACAAGTTTCTGAGCGTCGACCGGCCGTGAACGGCCATACTCCCCCTTTGCGATGGCTTTACTTAAACGTACGGCGAGACGCACCCAAACACCTACCCCGTCGTCGGTCGTTCGCCCGATGTGACCCTGACAGCCCGCGATCTGATGGAGACGGACGTGGAGACGGTCGCCCCCGACGACGAAGTGAGCGAGGTGCTCGGCCGACTGGCCCGCGTCGACTTCAACGGCTTCCCCGTCGTCGACGACGACGGTCGCGTGGTCGGCATCGTCACCCAACACGACCTGGTCCACCTGTTCCAGACCGAGGACCGCGTGCTCTGGATTCCCATCGGCCTTCCGCCCTTCACCGAGACGCTCACCTACGCCGTCGACGTCTCGTGGGACGACCTTGACCTCGGCGTCGACCTGGCGAGACACGCCGGCCGCCCCATCAGCGACGTGATGACCGCGGACGTGGTGACCGTCGCTCCCGAGACTGACCTCGACACCATCCTCGACCTCTTGGCGGACGACGAGCGAGACATCAACCGGTTGCCCGTTATTGACAGCGAGGACCGACGGTCCTCGGGCAGTCGGTCGCAGACCGACGATGACGGAACCCTCGTCGGCATCGTCGCCCGACAGGACGTGCTTCGGGCCGTCCGCGACGAGCGAAAAGCGAAACGTTGAGTGGCGGGTCGGGCCGAACGCCACCGTGACCCGCTACCGAAATCTCGGCCTCTTTCTCGCCCTCGCAGCCATCTGGGGGTCGTCGTTCATGGCCATCAAGGCCGGCCTCGCGTCCTTTCCGCCTGTCCTCTTCGCGGCGATTCGTTACGACATCGCCGGCGTGGTAATGCTCGGCTACGCGGCGTGGGTCGTCGACGACCCAATTCCGCGCGGCCGGGGCGAGTGGAGTCTCGTCGCCGTCGGCGCGACGCTACTCATCGCCAGCTACCACGTCCTGTTGTTCGTCGGCGAATCCGACCCGGCGGTCACCAGCGCGGCCGCCGCCGTCATCGTCAGCCTCAGCCCCGTGCTGACGACTGGCTTCGCCCGTGCCTTTCTCCCCGACGAGCGCCTGACCGTCGCGGGCGTCGTCGGTCTCTGTCTCGGCCTCGTGGGCGTGGCCGTCCTCGCACGGCCCGACCCCGACGCCCTCCTCACCGGCGGCGTCGTGGCGAAACTCCTCGTGTTCGGCGCGGCGACGGCCTTCGCGCTCGGCTCCGTCCTGACCCGGCGCATCGATGCCGAGTTGCCAATCGAGACGATGGAGGCGTGGTCGATGGTCGGCGGCGCGCTCCTGATGCACGGCGTCTCGCTCGCGCTGGACGAATCGGTCGCCGACGTGACGCTTTCCGTCGGGGGACTGCTCGCACTCGCCTATCTCTCCCTCGCCGCGAGCGCGCTGGGCTTTCTCATCTACTTCGACCTGC is a genomic window of Haloplanus vescus containing:
- a CDS encoding ribonuclease H family protein, which encodes MAVHGRSTLRNLFDDSPTPHIAHPPRTHHRHFYVATDGSYRADGGGLGAVIEARDGTRVARVALEDTPPDNNVAEYRALHLGLDVLDARAPPGSRVGVLVDHDDLAANVNHAVLAADHPDWQPTRPIDVPTRSEYHWRGIRARIATFDEIRAARIDSRVNPAHPLANAPKQYAHVNHREEHCVIPETNRADRRRRSRASDDGAEIPPPSRAERRASD
- a CDS encoding NADP-dependent malic enzyme, coding for MGLDDDAREYHRQDPPGKIEISTTKPTNTQRDLSLAYSPGVAAPCEDIHEDTNRAYEYTSKGNLVGVISNGSAVLGLGDIGAQASKPVMEGKGVLFKRFADIDVFDIELDFDDPSDIVTATKAMEPTFGGINLEDIKAPDCFEIEERLREEMDIPVFHDDQHGTAIITGAGLVNAADILDKDLSDLTVTISGAGASAIATADFYVSLGVKRENITMCDSSGIITTDRVEDGDLNKYKAQFAQDRSAGDLADAMAGADVFVGLSVGGIVSPEMVQSMADNPIIFPMANPEPEIGYHEAKSARDDTVIVGTGRSDYPNQVNNVLGFPFIFRGALDVRATEINEAMKVAAARALADLARKDVPDAVVKAYGDQPLQFGPEYILPKPVDPRVMFEIAPAVAEAAMESGAARESIDLDVYREELEARLGKSREMMRVVLNKAKTDPKRVVLAEGDDEKMIRAAYQITDQGIATPVLIGDRDAIWTTMDDLGLDFDPEIVDPVADELDAYADRLYELRKRKGVTRREASELVRDGNYLGSVMVEMGDADAMLTGLMHHYPSALRPPLQVIGTADDADYAAGVYMLTFRNQVVFVADATVNQDPGAAELAEIGRHTGKLARRFNVDPRAAFLSYSNFGSVDNEGTRKPRQAAQTLREDPAVDFPVDGEMQADTAVVEDILNGTYDFAELDDPANVLIFPNLEAGNIGYKLLQRLGGADAIGPMLVGMDKPVHVLQRGDEVKDIVNLAGVAVVDAQERDD
- a CDS encoding CBS domain-containing protein; the encoded protein is MTLTARDLMETDVETVAPDDEVSEVLGRLARVDFNGFPVVDDDGRVVGIVTQHDLVHLFQTEDRVLWIPIGLPPFTETLTYAVDVSWDDLDLGVDLARHAGRPISDVMTADVVTVAPETDLDTILDLLADDERDINRLPVIDSEDRRSSGSRSQTDDDGTLVGIVARQDVLRAVRDERKAKR
- a CDS encoding DMT family transporter, which gives rise to MTRYRNLGLFLALAAIWGSSFMAIKAGLASFPPVLFAAIRYDIAGVVMLGYAAWVVDDPIPRGRGEWSLVAVGATLLIASYHVLLFVGESDPAVTSAAAAVIVSLSPVLTTGFARAFLPDERLTVAGVVGLCLGLVGVAVLARPDPDALLTGGVVAKLLVFGAATAFALGSVLTRRIDAELPIETMEAWSMVGGALLMHGVSLALDESVADVTLSVGGLLALAYLSLAASALGFLIYFDLLDRLGAVEINLVSYVAPLFAALTGWLVLEERLSTATALGFALIFAGFLLVKRAAIREEIPRIRRALGVD